The following coding sequences are from one Eucalyptus grandis isolate ANBG69807.140 chromosome 11, ASM1654582v1, whole genome shotgun sequence window:
- the LOC104445692 gene encoding S-type anion channel SLAH1, with protein sequence MEDKNQELFHKPSIQPVMETSLYTIQEEVTTSKSLSPLSLILTRVYAGYFRITLSISSQAILWKILSNQANSSQGLHHIFHKLPTLSFHLLWCLAFSTQVFLSLLYALKCFLHFNMVKQEFKHHVGVNYLFAPWVSWLLLLQSSPWVSPNGTLYTLLWWAFAAPLIALDVKIYGQWFTTEKRFLSTFASTASYMTVLGNLVGARAAALMGWKESALCMFSLGMIHYLVIFVTLYQRLSSEDNSSPNLRPSLFLFFAVPSMASSAWNSISGSFDTPSKMLFYLSLFIFACLACRPLLFEKCMKRFNVTWWAYSFSLTFLAVSSAEYAHDMKGIGRKGVMLALSALSVVVFLCLLVFTAAKLDQLLWDEEQDDEPCLGFF encoded by the exons ATGGAAGACAAAAACCAAGAATTATTCCACAAACCCTCAATTCAACCTGTAATGGAAACTTCCTTATATACAATCCAAGAAGAAGTCACCACCTCCAAGTCTCTAAGTCCCTTGTCTTTAATCTTAACCAGAGTCTATGCAGGCTACTTTCGCATAACCCTCTCCATTTCATCCCAAGCTATCTTGTGGAAGATCCTAAGCAACCAAGCGAATAGCTCACAAGGCCTCCATCACATATTCCACAAGCTTCCTACACTATCTTTCCATCTCCTTTGGTGCTTAGCCTTCTCAACACaagtcttcctctctcttctctacgCACTCAAGTGCTTTCTTCACTTCAATATGGTCAAGCAAGAGTTCAAGCACCATGTTGGAGTGAACTACCTATTTGCCCCTTGGGTCTCTTGGCTTCTCTTGCTTCAATCATCTCCATGGGTTTCACCAAATGGTACGCTGTATACGTTGCTCTGGTGGGCCTTTGCGGCTCCTTTGATAGCTCTTGATGTGAAGATTTATGGGCAATGGTTCACAACGGAGAAGCGGTTCTTATCGACGTTCGCAAGCACAGCGAGCTATATGACCGTCTTGGGGAACCTTGTGGGCGCGAGGGCAGCAGCGCTGATGGGGTGGAAGGAGAGTGCTCTATGCATGTTTTCACTGGGGATGATTCACTATTTGGTGATCTTCGTGACCCTCTACCAGAGATTATCCAGTGAAGACAATTCCTCGCCAAACCTCCGGCCAAGTCTCTTCTTGTTCTTCGCCGTGCCGAGCATGGCAAGTTCCGCCTGGAACTCCATCTCAGGAAGTTTTGACACACCCTCCAAGATGCTGTTCTACTTGTCTCTCTTCATATTCGCATGTCTG GCCTGCCGACCTTTGCTGTTCGAGAAATGCATGAAGCGATTCAACGTTACATGGTGGGcttactctttctctctcacctTCCTCGCCGTGTCTTCTGCTGAATATGCCCACGACATGAAGGGCATCGGAAGAAAAGGAGTCATGCTTGCATTATCGGCCTTGTCGGTCGTGGTTTTCCTCTGTCTATTGGTCTTCACTGCGGCCAAACTCGACCAGCTTCTGTGGGATGAAGAACAAGATGATGAACCCTGTCTAGGGTTTTTCTAG
- the LOC104447563 gene encoding S-type anion channel SLAH1: protein MASELGFEPPLQPVIDPSLARTPEHQLVPVAKTLKSSILTRLHAGYFRISLSLACQALLWKILRRPSPTHDDSLPLEHLSHVIPHMTFVIFWGFTLLVQISLSFLYILRCFFHFGLVRAEFQHHVGVNYLFAPWIAWLVLLQAADFTSDLPKTTLYLVLWWAFAVPVILLDIKLFGQWFTTERRFLSMVANPTSQLSVVGNLVGARAAAEMGWPETAVCMFSLGMAHYLVLFVTLYQRLSGGDKLPAMLRPVFFLFFAAPSKASVTWKSIAGEFDIGSKMLFFLSLFLFTSLACRPALFKKSMRKFNVAWWAYSFPLTFLALASSEYAQEVKGPIASGLMIVLSALSFLVLLGLILLTMLNTERLFREDDPILRFDKGKRARN, encoded by the exons ATGGCATCGGAGCTTGGATTCGAGCCGCCACTCCAGCCGGTGATCGACCCTTCTCTAGCCAGAACCCCTGAGCACCAGCTCGTCCCCGTCGCCAAGACGTTGAAGTCGTCCATCCTGACCCGGCTCCACGCCGGCTACTTCCGCATCAGCCTCTCCCTCGCATGCCAGGCCTTGCTGTGGAAGATCCTCCGCCGCCCGTCGCCAACGCACGACGACTCGCTGCCCCTCGAGCATCTCTCTCATGTGATCCCTCACATGACGTTCGTGATCTTCTGGGGCTTCACCCTGCTGGTCCAGATCTCCCTCTCGTTCCTCTATATTCTTCGGTGTTTCTTTCACTTCGGCCTGGTGAGGGCGGAGTTTCAGCACCACGTCGGAGTGAACTACCTGTTCGCGCCGTGGATAGCGTGGCTCGTGCTGCTCCAGGCGGCCGACTTCACGTCCGACCTGCCGAAGACGACGTTGTACCTGGTCCTCTGGTGGGCCTTCGCGGTCCCCGTTATCCTGCTCGACATAAAGCTCTTCGGGCAGTGGTTCACGACCGAGAGGCGGTTCCTCTCGATGGTGGCCAACCCGACGAGCCAGCTCTCGGTGGTGGGGAACCTGGTGGGCGCACGGGCCGCGGCCGAGATGGGGTGGCCCGAGACCGCGGTCTGCATGTTCTCGCTTGGGATGGCGCATTACCTGGTGCTGTTCGTCACCTTGTACCAGCGGTTGTCCGGCGGCGACAAGCTGCCGGCGATGCTGAGGCCGGTCTTCTTCCTGTTCTTCGCCGCGCCGAGCAAGGCGAGCGTCACCTGGAAGTCCATCGCCGGAGAGTTCGACATCGGGTCGAAgatgctcttcttcctctccctctttctgTTCACCTCTCTG GCATGCAGACCGGCGCTCTTCAAGAAATCGATGAGGAAATTCAACGTCGCGTGGTGGGCGTATTCGTTCCCGCTGACCTTCCTGGCCTTAGCGTCGTCGGAGTATGCGCAGGAGGTGAAGGGTCCGATTGCCTCGGGGCTCATGATCGTGCTGTCGGCGCTCTCGTTCCTGGTCCTCCTCGGCCTGATCCTGCTCACCATGCTCAACACTGAGCGGCTCTTCCGCGAGGACGACCCGATCCTGCGTTTTGACAAGGGGAAGAGAGCGAGGAACTAG